A window of Sphingobacterium sp. SRCM116780 contains these coding sequences:
- a CDS encoding N-acetyltransferase, which translates to MNHTNIREAQQEDIDQLVNIWYEASIVAHDFIPESYWKENKQLMSDHYLPASEVYVATDGQIRVGFIALVEDDIAAIFVLPAYQGQGKGSLLLNHAKKLRDRLLLKVYKKNLSSVGFYQAQGFTIIDESIDEQTGENEYVMEWKTKK; encoded by the coding sequence ATGAATCACACAAATATAAGAGAAGCCCAGCAAGAGGATATAGATCAACTGGTTAACATTTGGTACGAAGCATCTATTGTAGCCCACGATTTTATCCCTGAAAGTTACTGGAAAGAAAATAAGCAATTGATGAGTGATCATTATCTACCTGCTTCTGAAGTCTATGTTGCGACCGATGGACAAATCCGTGTCGGATTTATTGCTTTAGTGGAAGATGACATCGCCGCAATTTTTGTTTTGCCAGCGTATCAGGGACAAGGAAAAGGAAGTCTGTTGTTAAATCATGCAAAAAAACTACGCGATAGATTACTATTAAAGGTCTATAAAAAGAATCTGTCAAGCGTTGGCTTTTATCAAGCACAAGGATTTACGATTATTGACGAATCTATTGATGAACAAACTGGGGAAAACGAATATGTAATGGAGTGGAAAACTAAAAAATAA
- a CDS encoding RagB/SusD family nutrient uptake outer membrane protein: MKKIVKSLQYIALGAAVLVQTGCKDFLETNSSTATSDNVVLSSAAQLDKVLTSAYRQLYFNDQGQDRVYAGLPGLQMYVDLGGADIISHTNMGGNQVTAYTYEPQKTQTTGLPDAAIWSMMYKIINQTNIIIDALPAAQGDEALKNEIMGQAKAIRGLCYFHLIQNYQQTYMLAKQKPGVILRLNPKESENLPRATVEETYAQIVKDLTESKTLLANFQRPNKWTIDKNVVSGQLARVYLVMNNWQGAYTEAKTAYASYNQLMTKEQYRSGFDDVITNNYPEVMWAVQFTNTNNLGGGTQFNFWYNQDESYGEGYTDGPIYSFLDFFADGQYEKLFEKTEDRYQFWKRTKNASKEWSTKWAYNKYKHYGDADGAKQGNTRPEISLMRGSEMLLIMAEASAHLNNGEGLGYLNKLQTARGVKALTAVASGTPLLEAIYVERRKELLCEGVTGIYDLLRLQKPLVRIQETATYPEGHYTWGVTNLNGYVANSAAPMGTFPSNDYRFICQIPQLEIANNTALSEADQNPYSGTN; encoded by the coding sequence ATGAAAAAAATCGTTAAAAGTTTACAATATATCGCACTAGGTGCAGCAGTTCTCGTGCAAACAGGCTGTAAGGATTTCCTGGAAACAAATTCTTCCACCGCTACTTCTGATAATGTGGTCTTATCAAGTGCAGCTCAATTGGATAAAGTGTTGACTTCAGCTTATAGACAATTGTATTTCAATGATCAAGGTCAAGATCGAGTTTATGCCGGATTACCAGGACTTCAAATGTATGTCGATCTTGGAGGGGCTGATATCATAAGTCATACCAATATGGGTGGCAATCAAGTGACGGCGTATACCTATGAACCGCAAAAGACGCAAACAACAGGTTTGCCCGATGCTGCGATCTGGTCGATGATGTATAAAATCATCAATCAAACCAATATTATCATTGATGCTTTACCTGCAGCACAAGGGGATGAGGCTCTGAAAAATGAGATCATGGGTCAAGCAAAGGCTATTCGTGGTCTTTGTTATTTTCATCTGATTCAAAACTATCAACAAACGTATATGTTGGCGAAGCAAAAGCCAGGGGTGATCTTACGGTTGAATCCAAAGGAAAGTGAAAATTTACCACGTGCTACTGTGGAGGAAACCTACGCACAAATTGTCAAAGATCTAACAGAATCAAAAACGTTATTGGCGAATTTCCAACGACCAAATAAATGGACGATCGATAAAAATGTGGTATCGGGTCAACTGGCACGTGTGTACTTGGTCATGAACAATTGGCAAGGGGCTTATACTGAAGCTAAAACTGCTTACGCAAGTTATAATCAATTGATGACAAAAGAGCAATACCGTTCTGGTTTTGATGATGTGATCACGAATAACTACCCAGAAGTTATGTGGGCCGTACAGTTCACCAATACCAATAATTTGGGAGGAGGAACACAGTTTAACTTCTGGTATAACCAGGATGAAAGCTATGGTGAAGGGTATACCGATGGACCGATCTATTCTTTCCTGGATTTCTTTGCTGATGGTCAATATGAGAAACTGTTTGAAAAAACAGAAGACCGTTACCAGTTCTGGAAGCGTACAAAAAATGCTTCTAAAGAGTGGTCAACGAAATGGGCGTACAATAAATACAAACATTATGGTGATGCCGATGGTGCAAAACAAGGGAATACAAGACCTGAAATCTCTTTGATGCGCGGTTCTGAAATGTTGTTGATCATGGCAGAAGCTTCTGCTCATTTGAATAATGGGGAAGGACTGGGCTATTTAAATAAATTGCAAACCGCTCGAGGTGTGAAAGCATTGACAGCTGTTGCATCGGGAACGCCATTGTTGGAGGCTATTTATGTCGAGCGTCGTAAAGAATTATTATGTGAAGGAGTGACGGGTATTTACGATTTATTACGTCTCCAAAAACCGTTAGTGCGTATTCAGGAAACAGCGACTTATCCCGAAGGACATTATACTTGGGGTGTGACCAACTTGAATGGCTATGTGGCTAATAGTGCAGCGCCAATGGGTACGTTTCCTTCCAATGATTATCGTTTTATTTGTCAAATTCCTCAGTTGGAAATTGCCAATAATACAGCGCTTTCAGAAGCAGATCAAAACCCGTACTCAGGTACAAATTAG
- the bla gene encoding class A beta-lactamase, subclass A2, with amino-acid sequence MKIKKIVLPLLLSFLSLHAFSQTGKEVALRKTIENIISTKNATVGVSIKGIEDQDTLSINGKLAMPLMSVFKFHIALTVLQRVDKGKLKLDQKFFIKKEDLVPQTWSPMRDEFPDGNMYLTLDQLLRYTVSHSDNNGCDILLRILGGTHTVQKFIRKQGIRDFTIQFNEQQMAVWKNLYRNTSTPLAMTDILEKFYTGKVLKKETTAYLYQIMVETSRGITWMKAGLPAGTELAHRTGISSTNDQNLRVALNDVGIVTLPNGKHVILSVFLKDITETREDTEKIVADITRATWDYYLHKTP; translated from the coding sequence ATGAAAATAAAAAAGATCGTTCTCCCCTTACTCCTTTCGTTTTTAAGCTTACATGCGTTCTCCCAAACGGGTAAGGAAGTAGCACTGCGAAAAACAATTGAAAATATCATTTCCACTAAAAATGCTACTGTCGGAGTTTCCATCAAAGGGATTGAAGATCAAGATACATTAAGCATCAATGGAAAACTAGCCATGCCCTTGATGAGTGTTTTCAAGTTTCATATTGCGTTGACAGTCTTACAACGGGTGGATAAAGGAAAATTGAAGCTCGATCAAAAATTCTTCATCAAAAAGGAGGATTTAGTACCACAAACCTGGAGTCCGATGCGAGATGAATTTCCAGATGGAAATATGTACCTCACCTTAGATCAGCTGTTGCGCTACACCGTTTCACATAGTGATAACAACGGTTGTGATATCCTATTGCGTATCCTTGGGGGAACACATACTGTTCAGAAGTTTATCCGTAAACAAGGCATCCGTGATTTTACCATTCAATTCAATGAACAACAGATGGCCGTTTGGAAGAATTTATACCGCAATACCTCTACCCCTTTGGCAATGACAGATATCTTAGAAAAATTCTATACGGGAAAAGTACTGAAAAAAGAAACTACGGCCTATTTATACCAGATCATGGTAGAAACATCAAGAGGAATTACCTGGATGAAAGCAGGACTTCCTGCAGGTACAGAATTGGCACATCGAACAGGGATTTCCTCCACCAATGATCAAAATCTACGTGTGGCATTGAATGATGTCGGCATTGTGACACTTCCCAATGGGAAACATGTTATTCTATCTGTTTTTCTGAAAGACATCACAGAAACAAGAGAAGACACGGAAAAAATAGTCGCTGACATTACAAGAGCGACTTGGGATTACTATTTGCATAAAACACCATAA
- a CDS encoding glycosyltransferase family 4 protein: protein MKIAYISTYLPKQCGIATFTNDLIQSIDPQDSSITQHVIALSDQPYAYSEEVVFEINPQQQLDYIKAADFINENKYDCVVLEHEFGIFGGNSGVYILSLINQLHMPLLVNLHTILEKPNIDERAILIEIAKRASIIVVMSKYAINLLQKIYHVHEDKIRLIPHGVPAFNFQQELAKEKLKLAHKKIILTFGFIARNKGIETVIQALPKVVQEYPDTLYLIVGKTHPNVLKESGEEYREYLMGMIKEKHLEDHIVFVNEFVNNEDLATYLTACDIYITPYINEAQITSGTLSFAVGAGAAVISTPYWHAKDLLSDGRGILFDFKNHKELKNILIDLFDNPKKLEYLRDNARQHGEKTTWKKIGVTYTHLLQKLSSTQIIRDSKLKTSRLHNLPKFRWDHLDRLTNQVGIIQHATFATPNYREGYCLDDNARALLVSLMQYDVFKEKATKKRISTYLNYIYYAQREDGLFHNFMNFQNEFLEETGSEDSFGRAIWALGYLFNTAPFVDFYQLGSKMFFKALPHFEQLKSIRAIAYTMLGIAEYLKQQPNDEGVTELLRRLALKLVHEYEASADEDWKWFEPVLAYDNAIIPLAILMSTKFLNDDKIKNIGFTSFYFLESIIMQNGFLSIIGNQKWAKQNQNISKFGQQPIDVTSTVLLFREVYEITKDEAYFEKMIRSFEWFLGENDLKLPLYDPHTKGCCDGLETYGINRNQGAESTLCYFISYITIYKTMKIKYQAEE from the coding sequence ATGAAAATAGCCTACATCAGTACTTATTTGCCAAAGCAATGCGGAATAGCAACCTTTACAAATGATCTGATTCAATCCATTGATCCACAAGATTCCAGCATTACCCAGCATGTGATTGCCCTCTCCGACCAGCCATATGCTTATTCAGAAGAAGTGGTTTTCGAAATCAATCCGCAACAACAATTGGATTATATCAAAGCAGCTGATTTCATTAATGAAAACAAGTACGATTGCGTTGTTTTGGAACATGAATTTGGCATATTTGGCGGAAACAGTGGCGTTTATATCTTATCGCTCATCAATCAGCTTCATATGCCCTTATTGGTGAACCTGCATACCATACTCGAAAAACCCAATATAGATGAACGTGCCATTTTAATAGAGATAGCAAAACGTGCTTCTATCATCGTCGTGATGAGCAAATACGCGATCAACCTGCTGCAAAAAATCTATCACGTTCATGAAGATAAAATCAGACTGATACCACATGGAGTGCCCGCATTTAATTTTCAGCAAGAATTAGCAAAAGAAAAACTAAAATTAGCCCATAAAAAAATCATTTTAACCTTTGGTTTTATTGCCCGCAATAAAGGAATTGAAACGGTTATTCAAGCGCTACCGAAAGTCGTACAGGAGTATCCGGATACCCTCTATTTGATCGTCGGTAAAACGCATCCTAATGTACTGAAAGAATCGGGAGAAGAATATCGGGAATACCTCATGGGGATGATCAAAGAGAAACACCTTGAAGACCATATTGTATTTGTCAATGAATTTGTCAATAACGAAGATTTAGCGACTTACCTGACGGCTTGTGATATCTATATCACCCCGTATATCAATGAAGCACAGATTACCAGTGGTACCTTATCATTTGCCGTTGGCGCTGGCGCAGCGGTGATTTCTACACCATACTGGCATGCTAAAGATCTGCTTTCAGATGGTAGAGGTATTCTTTTTGACTTTAAAAACCATAAAGAATTAAAGAATATCCTGATCGATCTGTTTGACAATCCTAAGAAACTGGAATATCTAAGAGACAATGCACGTCAGCATGGAGAAAAGACCACCTGGAAGAAAATCGGTGTCACCTATACCCATTTACTGCAGAAACTATCTTCTACCCAGATTATCCGCGATTCAAAATTAAAGACATCCAGACTTCATAATCTACCCAAATTCCGATGGGACCATCTGGATCGCTTGACCAATCAGGTTGGCATTATCCAACATGCGACATTTGCCACCCCCAATTACCGGGAAGGTTATTGTTTGGATGATAATGCACGCGCCCTACTGGTCAGTTTAATGCAATACGATGTATTTAAAGAGAAGGCAACAAAAAAGAGGATATCGACCTATCTGAACTATATCTATTATGCACAACGCGAAGATGGCTTGTTTCATAACTTCATGAATTTTCAAAATGAGTTCTTGGAAGAAACAGGATCGGAAGATTCGTTCGGAAGAGCCATTTGGGCATTAGGCTATCTCTTCAATACCGCTCCGTTTGTTGATTTCTATCAGTTAGGATCAAAAATGTTTTTCAAAGCTTTACCTCATTTTGAACAACTGAAATCCATCCGAGCGATCGCCTATACAATGCTGGGTATAGCAGAATACCTTAAACAGCAACCCAATGACGAGGGAGTGACGGAACTATTGCGTAGACTAGCGCTCAAATTAGTACATGAATATGAAGCCAGTGCCGATGAAGATTGGAAATGGTTTGAACCTGTTTTGGCCTATGACAATGCTATTATTCCACTTGCCATCTTGATGTCGACCAAGTTCTTAAACGATGATAAAATTAAGAACATCGGCTTCACCAGCTTTTATTTCTTGGAGAGCATCATTATGCAAAACGGTTTCTTATCGATCATAGGGAATCAAAAATGGGCGAAGCAGAATCAAAACATCAGTAAATTTGGACAACAACCTATTGATGTGACTTCTACTGTTTTGCTTTTTAGAGAAGTATATGAGATCACCAAAGACGAAGCATACTTTGAAAAAATGATCCGATCGTTTGAATGGTTTTTAGGTGAAAATGATCTGAAACTACCCTTATACGATCCACATACCAAAGGTTGTTGCGATGGATTAGAGACCTATGGTATCAATCGCAATCAGGGAGCAGAAAGTACCTTATGTTATTTTATCTCGTACATAACTATCTATAAGACAATGAAAATTAAATATCAGGCTGAAGAATAG
- a CDS encoding serine hydrolase domain-containing protein, translated as MKLTFTLFACICLFGLSTTTAQKKNDYAAKIDSIMMASDPIPFNGVVLIRKKGKTVYAKAKGFKNFEAKIPLKMDDQFEVMSNSKQVTAVLILKEVEKGNVDLQSPIKKYLPHLTQSWADSVTVHQLLNHTHGIVDTEQPLAFKPGSTFKYGNLSYILLGEIIERCTKKTYATVANDLFKTLKMNNTFCYQPDNKQRLVNGYMNTENTFKKVEKSFLNAALVPAAGIISTAFDLSIWNAALHKGKLLQSETYKQMTTASTQSQHDVFGKENRGFGYNIRIIKEAGFNYYGVTGLGDGFTCLNVYFPNSDVSLIILENQMPENSAYWSYKEAAIKNILLKSSILQ; from the coding sequence ATGAAGCTTACGTTTACACTGTTCGCCTGTATCTGCCTATTTGGGTTATCGACAACAACGGCACAAAAGAAAAATGATTATGCTGCTAAAATAGATAGCATCATGATGGCGTCGGATCCAATTCCATTTAATGGTGTTGTTTTGATTCGTAAAAAAGGGAAAACGGTATACGCCAAAGCGAAGGGTTTCAAGAATTTTGAAGCTAAAATTCCACTGAAAATGGATGACCAATTTGAAGTCATGTCCAATTCAAAACAAGTGACAGCAGTTTTGATTTTAAAAGAAGTGGAAAAAGGAAACGTAGATCTGCAATCACCTATCAAAAAATACTTGCCCCATTTAACACAGTCTTGGGCAGACTCTGTAACTGTTCATCAATTGCTCAACCATACTCACGGTATTGTAGATACGGAGCAACCATTGGCTTTTAAGCCTGGCTCCACGTTTAAATATGGGAATCTATCTTACATCTTATTGGGTGAAATCATCGAACGTTGTACCAAGAAAACCTATGCAACTGTCGCAAATGATTTATTTAAGACCTTAAAAATGAACAATACCTTTTGCTATCAACCAGATAATAAACAACGATTGGTGAATGGCTATATGAATACCGAAAATACATTCAAAAAAGTGGAAAAATCATTTTTAAATGCAGCTCTTGTTCCCGCTGCAGGAATCATTTCCACTGCTTTCGATTTATCCATCTGGAATGCCGCGCTCCATAAAGGCAAATTATTACAATCGGAGACTTATAAACAGATGACAACAGCTTCCACGCAATCGCAACATGATGTATTCGGAAAAGAAAACAGGGGTTTTGGGTATAACATCCGCATCATTAAAGAAGCAGGTTTCAACTATTATGGCGTAACTGGACTTGGAGATGGTTTTACCTGTTTAAATGTGTATTTCCCAAACAGCGATGTCAGCTTAATTATTTTAGAAAACCAAATGCCCGAAAACAGTGCCTATTGGAGTTACAAAGAAGCCGCTATTAAAAATATACTTTTAAAAAGCAGCATACTTCAGTAA
- a CDS encoding DUF1080 domain-containing protein: MNKIYSISSIISLSLISSLTYAQTKFKPEDTEFYTPKIRTVTTAPNQAPSDALVLFDGSNLDQWVSSKNAQEKAPWTVKNGVLTSSPKTGDIQTKENFEDFQLHIEWKSPEVIKGEGQGRGNSGIFLQGHYEIQVLDNNQNPTYVNGQAGSVYKQQPPLVTAVKPAGEWHTYDILYTAPRFNQDGILIKKGIVTLLHNGVVVQYNTQIEGTTEYIGLPKTLVHGPGPIVLQDHGDLVNFRNIWIRRL; this comes from the coding sequence ATGAACAAAATTTATAGTATCAGTAGCATTATTTCGTTGAGTCTAATCAGCAGCCTGACCTATGCGCAGACGAAATTTAAACCCGAGGACACCGAATTTTACACACCTAAGATCAGAACGGTTACTACTGCGCCAAATCAAGCGCCATCGGATGCCCTTGTACTTTTTGATGGATCAAACCTCGATCAATGGGTAAGTTCGAAAAATGCACAGGAAAAAGCGCCATGGACGGTTAAAAATGGTGTTTTAACAAGCAGTCCAAAAACAGGAGATATCCAAACCAAGGAAAATTTTGAAGACTTTCAGCTCCATATCGAATGGAAAAGTCCAGAAGTAATTAAAGGAGAAGGGCAAGGACGAGGCAACAGCGGTATATTTCTACAAGGACATTATGAAATCCAAGTATTGGACAATAATCAGAATCCAACCTATGTCAATGGACAAGCGGGTTCGGTATATAAGCAACAACCTCCTCTTGTAACGGCTGTAAAACCTGCAGGTGAATGGCATACTTACGATATCCTGTATACAGCACCTCGCTTCAATCAGGATGGTATCTTAATCAAAAAAGGAATTGTCACCCTTTTACATAATGGAGTTGTCGTACAATATAATACACAGATTGAAGGGACGACTGAATACATCGGGCTACCTAAAACCCTTGTTCATGGCCCTGGACCCATCGTATTACAAGATCATGGCGATCTGGTTAACTTCCGCAATATCTGGATCAGACGTCTCTAA
- a CDS encoding REP-associated tyrosine transposase → MATRYRFGDNRVPHFITFAVVNWIDVFSRVCYKEIVVESLKFCIAEKGLNLYAWVIMSNHIHLIATAKEGYELVNIIRDLKKYTSKMIIASIETNTQESRKEWMIWMFKRAGVKNSNNKLYQFWQQDNHPIELSTNEMLTQRLNYLHENPVAAGLVSEAQHYKYSSAVDYYEERRGFVPIMYL, encoded by the coding sequence ATGGCAACAAGATATAGATTTGGAGATAATCGTGTACCGCATTTTATAACGTTTGCAGTTGTAAACTGGATCGATGTTTTTAGTAGAGTGTGTTATAAAGAGATCGTAGTGGAGAGCTTAAAATTTTGTATAGCAGAAAAGGGACTGAACTTGTATGCATGGGTAATTATGAGTAACCATATCCACCTGATTGCTACAGCAAAGGAGGGTTATGAACTGGTAAATATTATTAGGGATTTAAAAAAATATACCAGTAAAATGATAATTGCAAGCATAGAAACGAATACACAAGAAAGCAGAAAAGAATGGATGATATGGATGTTTAAACGTGCTGGAGTAAAGAATAGCAACAATAAGCTTTATCAATTCTGGCAACAGGATAACCATCCAATTGAATTAAGTACAAATGAAATGCTAACGCAAAGGTTGAATTATTTACATGAAAATCCCGTTGCAGCAGGTTTGGTTAGCGAAGCACAACATTATAAATATAGCAGTGCTGTAGATTATTATGAGGAAAGAAGAGGGTTTGTACCAATAATGTATTTGTAA
- a CDS encoding SusC/RagA family TonB-linked outer membrane protein, whose product MKNSKLFHVLAFSMVFGFGDLNDSVAGTRTEYQSNQGKISGLVQDGNGPISGASIAVKGTSVATFTDASGRFTLTAIPTGSKIVISYVGYASKEIVWKGESTLNVQLESTANDLDEVVVVAYGTAKKSTFTGSASVVKADQLEKISGSGFAEALQGMSPGVNVVNNEGNPGGDTRIQIRGISSMSGASNPLYVVDGMPYDGQLNSISPSDIESITVLKDAAASSLYGSRAANGVVVVTTKKGKTAKPQLNFRSAWGTSDNAVKNPTKASPQEQLLNTWEAMYNDQFYKYGLTSEKAGDWASDNVLGKILKPVTNSQGQSTYVSPFKDIHEDYVLHDGKGNPYINPNLEMVWNKEDYDAYGAVFSRKLRQDYGMDVSGTAGDGKTNYFLSSSYLDDKGYAASQYFKRYGFRANVTTQVNNWLQVGGNVSYSSSKQNISGAARALVFTTTMYSPWLRNADNTDWVYSEKTGKRMYDYGTYVNNFFGAHVLQNNGDYWNNENDEDFNNALRSMMASRFFAQITLPYHLSFKTSLSIDDNSTKTFTYGSSVHGAGQLAPYGVTVMTSGGNASRSNSNTKSVTFNNILSWNQDFGKHNFAAMAGQESYTNNSLYDYGYGEGIMQLGQYELASTTTNWSATSNKDRFALLSYFGKLDYNYNSKYYLSGSFRRDGSSRFHPDNRWGNFFSAGLSWRISKENFLKDVSWLDNLSFRSSYGTTGNDKLTRRGETGIAGGDIYYAYQGVYEANDLYGSAGLKPSAFPTPSLIWEKNKQFNAAFDFSILKNIYGTIEYYSRTASDLLYYKEFPLSAQVGSATGLNTNLGDLKNSGFEFSLGADAIRRENFKWKIDANVSTLKNEITYLPGGEFTYNNRSAGYKLAEGYSLYEFYMVKNAGVDPETGNMRYWIRDGDNWKTTEKYDAEVSSKDYQHIGSALPKVYGSLTNTFNYKGLDLSFMFYYSLGSKMFDYAYVERTAVRGGVGVIQDLVGDHWRKPGDQALLPKYSNDDYASTRKNSDFYVFNNDYLRLRNLSFGYSLPQNMLTKVGLSKVRLYVSGDNLLTFGAAKNRYSDPETALSGNNYNGSADKDNGIQGSRRVYMAGLQVSF is encoded by the coding sequence ATGAAAAATTCTAAACTATTCCATGTTTTGGCCTTTTCTATGGTATTTGGATTTGGTGACCTGAACGATTCGGTTGCAGGAACCAGGACAGAATATCAAAGTAATCAAGGTAAAATATCTGGACTTGTTCAAGATGGCAATGGCCCTATCTCAGGAGCTTCCATTGCAGTGAAAGGCACTTCAGTTGCTACATTTACGGATGCCTCAGGTCGATTTACATTGACAGCTATTCCAACAGGTTCGAAGATTGTCATTAGCTACGTAGGCTATGCTTCGAAAGAAATTGTCTGGAAGGGTGAAAGCACATTAAACGTGCAACTGGAATCTACAGCAAATGATCTGGACGAAGTCGTTGTGGTTGCTTATGGTACAGCCAAGAAGTCCACTTTTACAGGGTCAGCTTCCGTGGTGAAAGCAGATCAATTGGAAAAAATATCAGGTTCTGGATTTGCGGAAGCCTTGCAAGGGATGAGTCCTGGTGTCAATGTAGTCAATAATGAAGGAAATCCAGGAGGGGATACCCGTATCCAAATTCGAGGAATTAGTTCGATGTCAGGTGCATCCAATCCGCTTTATGTGGTCGATGGGATGCCTTATGATGGGCAGTTAAACTCGATTTCACCATCGGATATTGAGTCGATTACGGTATTAAAAGATGCTGCTGCTTCATCTTTATACGGTTCTCGTGCCGCCAATGGTGTTGTTGTAGTCACAACGAAGAAAGGAAAAACCGCGAAACCCCAATTGAACTTCCGATCGGCATGGGGTACTTCGGACAATGCGGTTAAAAATCCAACCAAGGCTTCTCCACAAGAACAATTATTGAATACCTGGGAGGCGATGTACAATGATCAATTCTATAAATATGGATTGACGTCAGAAAAGGCTGGAGACTGGGCGTCGGATAATGTATTGGGTAAGATCCTGAAACCGGTGACTAATTCTCAAGGACAGTCTACCTACGTTTCGCCTTTCAAAGATATCCATGAAGATTATGTATTGCACGATGGTAAGGGCAATCCGTATATCAATCCGAATCTGGAAATGGTTTGGAATAAAGAAGATTACGATGCTTATGGAGCCGTTTTTTCTCGAAAACTAAGACAAGATTATGGCATGGATGTTTCGGGTACAGCAGGAGATGGTAAGACCAATTACTTCCTTTCTTCATCCTATCTGGATGATAAAGGTTATGCTGCCAGTCAATACTTTAAGCGCTATGGTTTTCGTGCGAATGTAACGACGCAAGTCAATAATTGGTTACAGGTAGGAGGAAATGTGTCTTACAGTAGTTCTAAACAAAACATTTCAGGTGCAGCACGTGCTTTGGTATTCACAACGACGATGTATTCGCCTTGGTTGCGGAATGCCGATAATACAGATTGGGTGTACTCCGAGAAAACGGGTAAACGTATGTATGATTATGGTACCTATGTGAACAATTTCTTTGGTGCGCATGTATTGCAAAACAACGGAGATTATTGGAATAACGAGAATGATGAGGATTTCAACAACGCTTTACGCAGTATGATGGCCTCTCGCTTTTTCGCGCAGATCACGCTACCTTATCATTTGAGCTTCAAGACAAGCTTAAGTATCGATGATAACAGTACAAAAACCTTTACATACGGATCGTCTGTACATGGAGCAGGGCAACTTGCACCTTATGGTGTGACCGTGATGACAAGTGGAGGAAATGCCTCCCGATCCAATTCAAATACCAAATCGGTTACTTTCAACAATATTCTAAGCTGGAACCAAGACTTTGGAAAGCATAATTTTGCAGCTATGGCAGGTCAAGAGTCGTACACGAACAATAGTTTATATGACTATGGCTACGGCGAAGGCATCATGCAGTTGGGGCAATATGAATTAGCTTCAACGACAACAAACTGGTCTGCAACTTCAAACAAAGATCGATTTGCTTTATTGTCGTATTTTGGAAAATTGGACTATAACTACAATAGTAAATATTATTTATCTGGCTCTTTCCGTCGGGATGGCTCTTCTCGTTTTCATCCTGATAACCGTTGGGGAAATTTCTTTTCTGCTGGGCTTTCTTGGCGGATATCGAAAGAAAACTTCCTAAAGGATGTCAGCTGGTTGGATAATTTATCCTTTCGCTCCAGTTACGGAACGACAGGTAACGATAAGCTAACAAGACGAGGTGAAACAGGTATTGCAGGGGGCGATATTTACTATGCCTATCAAGGAGTGTATGAAGCGAATGATCTGTATGGTTCGGCGGGTTTAAAACCTTCAGCATTTCCTACTCCGTCTTTGATTTGGGAAAAGAACAAACAGTTTAATGCGGCATTCGATTTCAGTATCCTAAAGAATATTTACGGTACTATTGAATACTATTCCCGTACAGCATCGGATTTATTGTATTATAAAGAATTTCCGTTATCAGCCCAAGTGGGAAGTGCTACAGGTTTGAATACCAATTTAGGGGATTTAAAGAATTCAGGTTTTGAATTCTCCTTAGGTGCGGATGCGATTCGTCGTGAAAATTTTAAATGGAAAATAGATGCCAATGTATCGACGTTGAAAAATGAGATTACATATCTACCAGGGGGTGAATTCACTTATAACAACCGTTCTGCGGGTTATAAACTGGCAGAAGGTTATTCGCTTTATGAATTTTATATGGTGAAAAATGCAGGTGTTGATCCCGAAACAGGAAACATGCGGTATTGGATACGAGATGGTGATAATTGGAAAACGACTGAAAAATATGATGCAGAGGTATCATCCAAAGATTACCAACATATTGGTTCGGCGTTGCCTAAAGTGTATGGTTCCTTGACGAATACGTTCAATTATAAGGGATTGGATCTTTCGTTCATGTTCTACTACTCCTTAGGATCTAAAATGTTTGATTATGCTTATGTTGAGCGCACAGCAGTGCGTGGTGGAGTTGGCGTGATCCAAGATCTTGTTGGAGACCACTGGCGTAAACCAGGTGATCAAGCGTTATTGCCGAAATATTCCAATGACGACTATGCCAGCACAAGAAAGAATTCGGACTTCTATGTGTTCAATAATGACTACCTACGTTTGCGAAATCTGTCCTTCGGATATTCCTTACCGCAAAATATGCTGACCAAAGTTGGTTTATCCAAAGTACGTCTATATGTGTCTGGGGATAATTTATTGACTTTCGGAGCCGCTAAAAATCGTTATTCAGATCCGGAAACAGCATTATCCGGTAATAACTACAATGGTTCTGCAGATAAGGATAATGGTATTCAGGGTTCAAGAAGAGTCTATATGGCTGGTTTACAAGTGTCATTCTAA